From Corvus moneduloides isolate bCorMon1 chromosome 4, bCorMon1.pri, whole genome shotgun sequence, one genomic window encodes:
- the LOC116442634 gene encoding single-stranded DNA-binding protein, mitochondrial isoform X3 produces MWRRPAWQVLRQFVRHDSDMATSLVLERSMNRVQLLGRVGQDPIMRQVEGKNPVTIFSLATNEMWRTGDGEVSQGGDISQKTTWHRISVFRPGLRDVTYQYVRKGSRIFVEGKIDYGEYTDKNNVRRQATTIIADNVIFLSDGSVRDKV; encoded by the exons ATGTGGCGGCGACCGGCGTGGCAG GTGCTACGCCAGTTTGTAAGACATGACTCTGATATGGCTACCTCATTGGTACTTGAAAGAT CCATGAATCGTGTTCAGCTGCTTGGTCGGGTTGGACAGGACCCTATCATGAGgcaagtggaaggaaaaaatcctgttaCCATATTTTCCCTGGCAACCAATGAGATGTGGCGGACAGGAGATGGTGAAGTGAGCCAGGGAG GTGATATCAGTCAGAAGACAACATGGCACAGGATCTCTGTCTTCAGACCAGGCCTCAGGGATGTCACCTATCAGTATGTGAGGAAGGG ctctcgAATCTTTGTTGAAGGAAAAATAGATTATGGTGAATATACAGATAAGAACAATGTGAGGCGACAGGCCACAACAATTATAGCAG ataatgtgatttttctgaGTGATGGCTCGGTGAGAGACAAGGTGTGA
- the LOC116442634 gene encoding wee1-like protein kinase 2 isoform X1, which produces MDDWDNSNEFIQRLDFSSCGEDSEDKSVNEEDSLSLSPPRSSEFQKWQESSPLPATPQRKLSEIFLSRTKAWMSPTLKSSPSVSKSWSKPETPLHITWKKLQLCDTPHTPKSLLSKTAFPSSATKVPPKGFRHLRLTPRADSDDSSQASLVNINPFTPESYRQMLFHPHGKRKAREELNDPHPGSQIKQELPTNRYTLKASNMVSRYKKEFLELEKIGVGEFGSVYKCIKRLDGCVYAIKRSKRPLAGSSDEQLALREVYAHAVLGHHPHVVRYYSAWAEDDHMIIQNEHCNGGSLQDVLLENAKLGQYFPEGELKEILLQVSMGLKYIHNSGLVHLDIKPSNIFICHKLAVSGPTGQEESDSEDEFSPGVVYKIGDLGHVTSITNPQVEEGDRRFLANEILQEQYCYLPKADIFALALTVALAAGAAPLPHNGALWHYIRKGNIPPIPQKLPHCFLELLKLMIHPDPVQRPSATALTKHPVLRPSYGKAVQLQEQLNEEKCKTAMLERLGGSMWRRPAWQVLRQFVRHDSDMATSLVLERSMNRVQLLGRVGQDPIMRQVEGKNPVTIFSLATNEMWRTGDGEVSQGGDISQKTTWHRISVFRPGLRDVTYQYVRKGSRIFVEGKIDYGEYTDKNNVRRQATTIIADNVIFLSDGSVRDKV; this is translated from the exons ATGGATGACTGGGACAACAGCAACGAATTCATTCAGCGACTGGACTTCTCCAGCTGTGGTGAAGACAGTGAAGACAAAAGTGTAAATGAGGAGGACTCCCTGAGCTTGAGCCCCCCCAGAAGCTCAGAGTTCCAGAAATGGCAAGAGAGCAGTCCTCTGCCAGCAACCCCTCAGAGAAAGCTTAGTGAGATTTTCCTGAGCAGGACAAAAGCTTGGATGAGTCCCACCCTGAAGTCTTCCCCATCTGTGAGCAAGAGCTGGAGTAAACCTGAGACACCATTGCACATCACGTGgaaaaagctgcagctctgtgacacCCCGCACACTCCTAAG AGCCTGTTATCAAAGacagcttttccttcatctGCAACAAAGGTCCCACCCAAAGGCTTCCGGCATCTGAGACTTACTCCTCGTGCTGACTCTGATGACTCTTCCCAAGCTTCTCTTGTCAACATTAATCCCTTTACACCAGAGTCCTATCGACAAATGCTCTTTCATCCTCATGGCAAACGGAAGGCCAGAGAAGAGCT GAATGATCCTCATCCAGGAAGCCAGATTAAACAGGAGCTACCTACAAAT AGATACACTCTGAAAGCGAGCAATATGGTTTCCCGCTACAAGAAGGAGTTCCTGGAACTAGAAAAAATTGGTGTGGGGGAATTTGGCTCTGTCTACAAGTGCATCAAACGCCTTGATGGATGCGTTTATGCCATCAAACGCTCCAAAAGGCCTCTGGCAGGATCCTCAGATGA GCAGCTGGCACTGCGCGAGGTTTATGCTCACGCTGTCCTGGGGCACCACCCCCATGTTGTGCGCTACTACTCGGCCTGGGCAGAGGATGATCACATGATTATCCAGAATGAACACTGCAATG GAGGGAGTCTCCAAgatgtgctgctggaaaatgcaaAGCTCGGGCAGTATTTCCCAGAAGGAGAGCTGAAGGAAATATTGCTACAAGTCTCCATGGGATTAAAATACATCCACAACTCTGGCCTTGTGCACCTGGATATCAAACCTA GTAATATCTTCATCTGTCACAAGCTGGCAGTTTCAGGCCCTACTGGGCAGGAGGAGAGTGACAGTGAAGATGAATTCTCTCCTGGTGTGGTGTATAAGATTG GTGACCTTGGACATGTGACATCAATAACAAACCCTCAGGTGGAGGAAGGAGACAGACGATTTTTGGCCAATGAGATTTTGCAAGAG CAATACTGCTACTTGCCCAAGGCAGACATCTTTGCCCTGGCACTCACGGTGGCTCTGGCAGCCGGTGCAGCGCCACTGCCTCACAACGGGGCCCTGTGGCACTACATCCGCAAAGGAAATATCCCACCCATCCCCCAGAAGCTTCCCCACTGCTTTCTAGAGCTCCTGAAG CTCATGATCCATCCTGACCCAGTGCAAAGACCTTCTGCCACAGCTCTCACCAAACACCCTGTTCTCCGTCCTTCATATGGAAaagctgtgcagctccaggagcagctaaatgaagagaaatgcaAGACTGCCATGCTGGAAAG GCTCGGCGGCAGCATGTGGCGGCGACCGGCGTGGCAG GTGCTACGCCAGTTTGTAAGACATGACTCTGATATGGCTACCTCATTGGTACTTGAAAGAT CCATGAATCGTGTTCAGCTGCTTGGTCGGGTTGGACAGGACCCTATCATGAGgcaagtggaaggaaaaaatcctgttaCCATATTTTCCCTGGCAACCAATGAGATGTGGCGGACAGGAGATGGTGAAGTGAGCCAGGGAG GTGATATCAGTCAGAAGACAACATGGCACAGGATCTCTGTCTTCAGACCAGGCCTCAGGGATGTCACCTATCAGTATGTGAGGAAGGG ctctcgAATCTTTGTTGAAGGAAAAATAGATTATGGTGAATATACAGATAAGAACAATGTGAGGCGACAGGCCACAACAATTATAGCAG ataatgtgatttttctgaGTGATGGCTCGGTGAGAGACAAGGTGTGA
- the LOC116442634 gene encoding wee1-like protein kinase 2 isoform X2 → MDDWDNSNEFIQRLDFSSCGEDSEDKSVNEEDSLSLSPPRSSEFQKWQESSPLPATPQRKLSEIFLSRTKAWMSPTLKSSPSVSKSWSKPETPLHITWKKLQLCDTPHTPKSLLSKTAFPSSATKVPPKGFRHLRLTPRADSDDSSQASLVNINPFTPESYRQMLFHPHGKRKAREELNDPHPGSQIKQELPTNRYTLKASNMVSRYKKEFLELEKIGVGEFGSVYKCIKRLDGCVYAIKRSKRPLAGSSDEQLALREVYAHAVLGHHPHVVRYYSAWAEDDHMIIQNEHCNGGSLQDVLLENAKLGQYFPEGELKEILLQVSMGLKYIHNSGLVHLDIKPSNIFICHKLAVSGPTGQEESDSEDEFSPGVVYKIGDLGHVTSITNPQVEEGDRRFLANEILQEQYCYLPKADIFALALTVALAAGAAPLPHNGALWHYIRKGNIPPIPQKLPHCFLELLKLMIHPDPVQRPSATALTKHPVLRPSYGKAVQLQEQLNEEKCKTAMLERELKAARLAQTLMKDQALGSAKLQESETSSKQKSKRLVGGKSCRSFSFTLGY, encoded by the exons ATGGATGACTGGGACAACAGCAACGAATTCATTCAGCGACTGGACTTCTCCAGCTGTGGTGAAGACAGTGAAGACAAAAGTGTAAATGAGGAGGACTCCCTGAGCTTGAGCCCCCCCAGAAGCTCAGAGTTCCAGAAATGGCAAGAGAGCAGTCCTCTGCCAGCAACCCCTCAGAGAAAGCTTAGTGAGATTTTCCTGAGCAGGACAAAAGCTTGGATGAGTCCCACCCTGAAGTCTTCCCCATCTGTGAGCAAGAGCTGGAGTAAACCTGAGACACCATTGCACATCACGTGgaaaaagctgcagctctgtgacacCCCGCACACTCCTAAG AGCCTGTTATCAAAGacagcttttccttcatctGCAACAAAGGTCCCACCCAAAGGCTTCCGGCATCTGAGACTTACTCCTCGTGCTGACTCTGATGACTCTTCCCAAGCTTCTCTTGTCAACATTAATCCCTTTACACCAGAGTCCTATCGACAAATGCTCTTTCATCCTCATGGCAAACGGAAGGCCAGAGAAGAGCT GAATGATCCTCATCCAGGAAGCCAGATTAAACAGGAGCTACCTACAAAT AGATACACTCTGAAAGCGAGCAATATGGTTTCCCGCTACAAGAAGGAGTTCCTGGAACTAGAAAAAATTGGTGTGGGGGAATTTGGCTCTGTCTACAAGTGCATCAAACGCCTTGATGGATGCGTTTATGCCATCAAACGCTCCAAAAGGCCTCTGGCAGGATCCTCAGATGA GCAGCTGGCACTGCGCGAGGTTTATGCTCACGCTGTCCTGGGGCACCACCCCCATGTTGTGCGCTACTACTCGGCCTGGGCAGAGGATGATCACATGATTATCCAGAATGAACACTGCAATG GAGGGAGTCTCCAAgatgtgctgctggaaaatgcaaAGCTCGGGCAGTATTTCCCAGAAGGAGAGCTGAAGGAAATATTGCTACAAGTCTCCATGGGATTAAAATACATCCACAACTCTGGCCTTGTGCACCTGGATATCAAACCTA GTAATATCTTCATCTGTCACAAGCTGGCAGTTTCAGGCCCTACTGGGCAGGAGGAGAGTGACAGTGAAGATGAATTCTCTCCTGGTGTGGTGTATAAGATTG GTGACCTTGGACATGTGACATCAATAACAAACCCTCAGGTGGAGGAAGGAGACAGACGATTTTTGGCCAATGAGATTTTGCAAGAG CAATACTGCTACTTGCCCAAGGCAGACATCTTTGCCCTGGCACTCACGGTGGCTCTGGCAGCCGGTGCAGCGCCACTGCCTCACAACGGGGCCCTGTGGCACTACATCCGCAAAGGAAATATCCCACCCATCCCCCAGAAGCTTCCCCACTGCTTTCTAGAGCTCCTGAAG CTCATGATCCATCCTGACCCAGTGCAAAGACCTTCTGCCACAGCTCTCACCAAACACCCTGTTCTCCGTCCTTCATATGGAAaagctgtgcagctccaggagcagctaaatgaagagaaatgcaAGACTGCCATGCTGGAAAG ggaacTTAAAGCAGCTCGCCTTGCCCAGACCCTCATGAAGGACCAAGCCTTAGGAAGTGCCAAGTTACAAGAGTCTGAAACCTCTTCTAAGCAGAAGAGCAAGCGTCTGGTGGGAGGGAAGAGCTGTCGTTCGTTTAGCTTTACTCTGGGTTACTGA